From Apteryx mantelli isolate bAptMan1 chromosome 32, bAptMan1.hap1, whole genome shotgun sequence, the proteins below share one genomic window:
- the LOC136994751 gene encoding killer cell lectin-like receptor subfamily B member 1B allele C yields the protein MPKDCDELEFVKDIAKKPSKYFWIDISGLDRSRILLSGSCLDQSGLPPGSSKGCRALKDGRILAESCDSAISWICQKAAVAI from the exons ATGCCGAAGGACTGCGATGAGCTG GAGTTCGTAAAGGACATCGCAAAGAAACCCTCTAAATACTTCTGGATCGACATCTCCGGCCTGGATCGGAGCCGGATCCTGCTCAGCGGCTCCTGCCTGGATCAGAGTGG GCTCCCGCCGGGCTCCAGCAAAGGCTGCAGGGCGCTGAAGGACGGCCGGATCCTGGCCGAGAGCTGCGACTCCGCGATCTCCTGGATCTGCCAGAAAGCCGCCGTCGCCATCTGA